A stretch of Mucilaginibacter terrae DNA encodes these proteins:
- a CDS encoding endonuclease domain-containing protein, with amino-acid sequence MELVNVIKAHNSPHPNPPREGGLQEKAELSDIREYRQTADLKNYEQLKANSRSNRHLPTEAEDVLWQLLRNNSTGYKIRRQHAIDNYIADFICLQKGLIIEVDGGYHQLTQEADDIRTQALNHWGFEVIRFDNDEVLKEPQKVFDKIKETIDSLPDRKEALPPGEGLGGAISELPTENAEGEATI; translated from the coding sequence ATGGAGTTAGTGAATGTTATAAAAGCGCATAATTCGCCCCACCCAAACCCTCCCCGGGAGGGAGGGCTTCAGGAGAAAGCAGAACTTAGTGATATTCGCGAGTATAGGCAAACAGCCGACCTGAAAAATTACGAGCAATTAAAAGCTAATAGCCGTTCGAATCGACACCTACCTACAGAGGCGGAGGACGTCTTATGGCAATTGTTAAGAAACAACAGTACAGGCTACAAGATAAGACGGCAACATGCTATCGATAACTACATAGCCGATTTCATATGCCTACAAAAAGGCCTTATAATTGAAGTTGACGGTGGCTACCATCAACTTACCCAAGAAGCAGATGATATAAGAACCCAGGCACTCAATCATTGGGGTTTTGAGGTAATCAGGTTTGATAATGATGAAGTTCTCAAAGAACCGCAAAAGGTTTTTGATAAGATAAAGGAAACAATCGATAGCCTTCCCGACAGAAAAGAAGCCCTCCCTCCAGGGGAGGGTTTGGGTGGGGCAATAAGCGAGTTGCCCACTGAAAACGCAGAAGGGGAGGCCACCATATGA